A window of the Miscanthus floridulus cultivar M001 chromosome 14, ASM1932011v1, whole genome shotgun sequence genome harbors these coding sequences:
- the LOC136506178 gene encoding predicted GPI-anchored protein 58, which translates to MAAMLARSSSLLLLAMALWTSSCLLLPAAMAENTVHPASSSAAAAAQPSTAAAGPTTTGTLPAASSSSSAPAAAAVPPGTPAAASEPATTATAGTAPKKFPLPTPHGGVEPDLPAPHGGGEPYQPAAQVAGTLPVPTPDELPSGASLGFGSNGGLGFGGPGDECCGGGGNRWFGGPGGFGPGTYGYNGPLYWGAAPAAAGLGRVINVVLPLAVAYVSAAMFA; encoded by the exons ATGGCTGCCATGCTCGCCCGCTCCTcgagcctcctcctcctcgccatgGCGTTGTGGACGTCGTCCTGCCTGCTTCTGCCGGCGGCCATGGCTGAGAACACCGTGCATCCcgcgtcgtcgtcggcggcggcggcagcgcagcCGAGCACAGCTGCCGCAG GCCCGACGACCACCGGCACGCTGCCAGcagcatcatcgtcgtcatccgcTCCAGCGGCGGCCGCGGTCCCACCGGGGACACCAGCAGCGGCGTCTGAACCCGCAACAACCGCCACCGCTGGCACGGCTCCGAAGAAGTTCCCGCTGCCGACGCCGCACGGCGGCGTCGAGCCGGACCTGCCGGCACCTCATGGCGGCGGCGAGCCGTACCAGCCCGCTGCACAGGTGGCGGGAACGCTGCCGGTGCCCACGCCTGACGAGCTGCCCAGCGGGGCCAGCCTCGGATTCGGCAGCAACGGGGGCCTTGGGTTCGGCGGACCCGGCGACGAGTGCTGCGGCGGCGGAGGAAACCGCTGGTTCGGCGGGCCAGGTGGCTTTGGACCCGGAACCTACGGGTACAATGGTCCACTCTACTGGGGGGCAGCGCCGGCGGCGGCAGGGCTTGGAcgcgtcatcaacgtcgtcctgCCACTCGCGGTGGCTTATGTTTCTGCAGCCATGTTCGCTTAG